The sequence GAAAGATATTGGTGTAAAGCAATTGCGATTGCTGAAACCTTTTTTTCTTCCATACTACTTACTGAAGTTATATTAACTTCTGGTTCTAATTTTTCCGGTTCGGTTTTGCCTTGTAAGAAACTGACTGCGATTTGGGGAAATAAGGCATAGGTTATTAAATCTTCTTCTTCAGAACCTTTTCGTAATATGCCAAGTTTTTCCGCTTCAGCCTTTCTTTCGGGTAATTCGGGTTTAAGTAAATCTGCAGGCCGACAAGTAATAGGTTTCTCATCTCCAATAATTTTATCCAGCAAATCTTTTTTAATTGGTGCTGGTGGTCGTCCATAATATCCCAGACAATAGTCTTTCACTTCTTTGCTTATTCGGGCATACCGCTCACCAGAAAGCACATTCAACACGGCCTGGATTCCAACAATCTGACTGGTTGGTGTCACTAATGGCGGATAACCTAAATCTTCTCTTACGCGCGGAGTTTCTTTTAATACTTCTTGATATTTATCTAAAGCATTTTGCTCTTTAAGTTGCGAATGTAAATTAGAAAGCATTCCTCCAGGTATCTGGTGAACTGCAACAGTCGTATCGGTCATTTCTGCAATCGGGCTAATAAAATTTTTGTATTTCTTTTTAATTTCTAAAAAATAATAGCCGATTTCAATGAGTTTTTCTAAATCCAGTCCCGTATCTCGTGGTGTGTCTTTAAGACTAACAACCATATTCTCGCATGCTGGTTGCGAACTACCGCCAGCGAAGACAGAAATTGCAGTATCAATAATATCAACTCCAGCATTAATTG is a genomic window of candidate division WOR-3 bacterium containing:
- a CDS encoding pyruvate/oxaloacetate carboxyltransferase — encoded protein: MNPVKIIDTTFRDAHQSLMATRLRTEDMLPICDKMDKIGFFAMEVWGGATFDVCIRYLAEDPWQRLRLLREHLPKTKLLMLLRGQNIVGYRNYPDDVLDKFIKLAKKNGIDIFRIFDALNDIRNMEKAIKIAKDIGAEVQGTISYTTSPVHTIDKFVEFAQQLEELGCDYCCIKDMAGLISPQSAYDLVKALKQKLKIPVDLHTHCTSGMGPISYFSAINAGVDIIDTAISVFAGGSSQPACENMVVSLKDTPRDTGLDLEKLIEIGYYFLEIKKKYKNFISPIAEMTDTTVAVHQIPGGMLSNLHSQLKEQNALDKYQEVLKETPRVREDLGYPPLVTPTSQIVGIQAVLNVLSGERYARISKEVKDYCLGYYGRPPAPIKKDLLDKIIGDEKPITCRPADLLKPELPERKAEAEKLGILRKGSEEEDLITYALFPQIAVSFLQGKTEPEKLEPEVNITSVSSMEEKKVSAIAIALHQYLSHNSKYAQSYSQYSKREIVSQWKSTARREALR